One Actinospica robiniae DSM 44927 genomic region harbors:
- a CDS encoding alpha/beta fold hydrolase has protein sequence MSPSTGGATIAGVEHHRVGVNGTELHYVSAGTAGSPVMLVHGFPETWWVFRKLIPLLSTHHRVFVPDLRGFGDSATATGAHDSATAAQDLSELIARLDVGPVHLTGQDVSGPATFRVAATHPELVRSYAAIETGLPGFGVEALADVTRGGVWHIGVLAAAGIPEMLLAGRERVFLEQYAIPSLCATPDAFTDEDVDELARSYARPDAFKGAAGLYRSMLREGDEIRQLASRKLTMPVLAVGGRSREFTPTTMRQVAEDVSALFIDGIGHYAAMEAPDRLADGLLSFYEEHSRRGADAGRPARAYP, from the coding sequence ATGAGCCCCAGCACCGGCGGCGCCACCATCGCGGGCGTCGAACACCACCGCGTCGGCGTGAACGGGACCGAGCTGCACTACGTCTCGGCCGGCACCGCCGGCTCTCCCGTCATGCTGGTCCACGGCTTTCCCGAGACCTGGTGGGTCTTCCGCAAGCTGATCCCGCTGCTTAGCACGCACCACCGGGTATTCGTCCCCGATCTTCGCGGCTTCGGCGATTCCGCCACCGCGACCGGAGCGCACGACAGCGCGACCGCGGCGCAGGACCTGAGCGAACTGATCGCGCGACTCGACGTCGGCCCGGTCCACCTCACCGGCCAGGACGTCAGCGGCCCCGCCACGTTCCGCGTCGCCGCCACACACCCCGAGCTCGTGCGGAGCTACGCGGCGATCGAGACCGGCCTGCCCGGCTTCGGTGTCGAAGCGCTGGCGGACGTCACCCGCGGCGGCGTGTGGCACATCGGCGTGCTCGCAGCCGCGGGCATCCCCGAAATGCTGCTCGCCGGACGAGAACGGGTATTCCTCGAGCAGTACGCGATCCCCTCGCTCTGCGCGACCCCTGATGCGTTCACCGACGAGGACGTCGACGAGCTCGCCCGCTCCTACGCACGGCCCGACGCGTTCAAGGGCGCGGCCGGGCTGTACCGATCGATGCTCCGCGAAGGCGACGAAATCCGTCAGTTGGCGTCCAGGAAGCTCACCATGCCCGTGCTCGCCGTCGGCGGCAGGTCCAGGGAGTTCACCCCGACGACCATGCGGCAGGTCGCCGAGGACGTCAGTGCCCTGTTCATCGACGGCATCGGCCACTATGCGGCGATGGAGGCCCCCGACAGGCTCGCGGACGGGCTGCTCTCCTTCTACGAGGAACATTCTCGACGGGGGGCTGATGCCGGCAGACCCGCTCGTGCCTACCCCTGA
- a CDS encoding alpha/beta fold hydrolase, protein MAAYKLRSAARRTAIQVGSAAAMAGVLAGCAQSANPSASRSASAEVATTKAAPAAAPQSTLRMITNQGHKLAFHITPGNLPAIVLDAGGGEDSSYWKNIVPVLAKKTGSEIITYDREGMGASDPVPGPWKVQNAVSDLEAGLTALGATHDVILVSHSEAGEIATYITGQHPGQFAGAVLVDASVPQFSTDTEIARVAAATQAQVAAIQALKPASVTQADRQLLAVAADYVADQHAYHEATWPAAVPATVIVSSQTPFPTSPPDAQAWRTAQAQFADAAPNRHLLTAADSSHDIPLDHPDLVEAQIEAMAKDVG, encoded by the coding sequence ATGGCCGCATACAAGCTGCGCTCCGCCGCCCGGCGCACCGCGATCCAGGTGGGCTCGGCCGCGGCGATGGCCGGCGTCCTGGCCGGCTGCGCGCAGTCCGCCAATCCTTCAGCCTCCCGCAGTGCCTCCGCCGAGGTGGCCACGACGAAGGCCGCCCCGGCCGCCGCGCCCCAGTCCACCCTGCGCATGATCACCAATCAGGGGCACAAGCTGGCGTTCCACATCACCCCCGGCAACCTGCCGGCGATCGTCCTGGACGCCGGCGGCGGCGAGGACTCCTCCTACTGGAAGAACATCGTTCCTGTCCTGGCAAAGAAAACCGGATCGGAGATCATCACCTATGACCGGGAGGGGATGGGCGCCAGCGACCCCGTCCCCGGCCCCTGGAAGGTGCAGAACGCCGTCTCAGACCTCGAAGCCGGGCTCACCGCCCTCGGGGCCACCCACGACGTGATCCTCGTGTCCCACTCCGAAGCCGGAGAGATCGCCACCTACATCACCGGCCAGCACCCCGGCCAGTTCGCCGGCGCCGTCCTCGTCGACGCCAGCGTGCCCCAGTTCAGCACCGACACTGAGATCGCCCGGGTCGCGGCCGCCACCCAAGCACAGGTCGCAGCGATCCAGGCGCTGAAGCCCGCGTCCGTCACCCAGGCGGACCGCCAACTGCTCGCCGTCGCTGCCGACTACGTCGCGGACCAGCACGCCTACCACGAAGCCACCTGGCCGGCCGCCGTACCCGCCACCGTCATCGTCTCCTCCCAGACCCCGTTCCCGACCTCGCCGCCCGACGCCCAGGCATGGCGCACCGCGCAAGCCCAGTTCGCCGACGCGGCACCCAACCGGCACCTCCTCACGGCCGCCGACAGTTCCCACGACATCCCCCTCGACCACCCCGACCTCGTCGAGGCCCAGATCGAAGCCATGGCGAAAGACGTGGGCTGA
- a CDS encoding MBL fold metallo-hydrolase — protein MHEIVLGEVTVARVEEMHGPIMPADQFFPGLPEQAWKEHRDTLVPDHLGAEDDMVITAMQTWVVRSGGRTILIDTGVGNGKTRPAVDGWSHLSLDYLGNLARAGVRPEDVDLVINTHLHLDHIGWNTRLADGDWVPTFPNATYLMPKVDFDYWNPDNNPNIAGGINENAFEDSVAPVLAAGQVRLWETNHVIDANLRLEAAPGHTPGASVITLASGGDRALFAGDILHTPLQVTHPDHSSCFDLDPAQSRTTRLRLLGWAAENKALILPAHLSGHSALEIENSGEGFAIKQWGPLPRY, from the coding sequence ATACACGAGATCGTCCTGGGCGAGGTCACCGTCGCCCGGGTCGAGGAGATGCACGGGCCGATCATGCCCGCGGACCAGTTCTTCCCCGGCCTGCCCGAGCAGGCGTGGAAAGAGCACCGCGACACGCTCGTGCCCGACCACCTCGGCGCGGAAGACGACATGGTGATCACCGCCATGCAGACCTGGGTGGTACGCAGCGGCGGCCGCACGATCCTGATCGACACCGGCGTCGGCAACGGCAAGACCCGCCCGGCGGTCGACGGCTGGAGCCACCTGTCGCTGGACTACCTCGGCAACCTCGCCCGCGCCGGCGTACGACCCGAGGACGTGGACCTGGTGATCAACACCCATCTCCACCTCGACCACATCGGCTGGAACACCCGGCTGGCCGACGGCGACTGGGTCCCCACCTTCCCGAACGCCACCTACCTGATGCCCAAGGTGGACTTCGACTACTGGAACCCCGACAACAACCCGAACATCGCCGGCGGCATCAACGAGAACGCCTTCGAAGACAGCGTCGCGCCCGTACTCGCCGCGGGACAGGTCCGTCTCTGGGAGACGAACCACGTGATCGACGCCAACCTGCGCCTGGAAGCGGCCCCCGGCCACACCCCCGGCGCCTCCGTGATCACCCTCGCCTCAGGCGGCGACCGGGCACTGTTCGCGGGTGACATCCTGCACACTCCGCTGCAGGTCACCCACCCCGATCACAGCAGTTGCTTCGACCTCGACCCGGCGCAGTCCCGTACCACCCGTCTCCGGCTGCTGGGTTGGGCCGCCGAGAACAAGGCCCTCATACTGCCCGCCCACCTCAGCGGACACAGCGCCCTGGAGATCGAGAACTCGGGGGAGGGGTTCGCGATCAAGCAGTGGGGTCCGCTGCCCCGGTACTGA
- a CDS encoding RICIN domain-containing protein yields the protein MRSLINRGLALATAAASCCATGLLAPATASAATAALTPGYFIESADHPGLVLTGLQYGGPVRIDPFGRVDGQVWELAPTEDGVSLVNRDSGACVSFFPFARDAPVELRPCDGSLEQSWRQQDAGDGTVRFFALNACLAFGPGVAETSRCEDFFTAWRLVPVEG from the coding sequence ATGAGATCTCTGATCAATCGCGGCCTCGCGCTCGCGACCGCCGCGGCCTCCTGCTGCGCGACCGGCCTGCTCGCCCCCGCCACCGCATCGGCCGCCACAGCAGCCCTCACGCCGGGCTACTTCATCGAATCCGCCGACCACCCCGGCCTCGTCCTGACCGGCTTACAGTACGGCGGTCCGGTCCGCATCGACCCATTCGGCCGCGTCGACGGACAGGTCTGGGAACTCGCCCCCACCGAGGACGGCGTCTCCTTGGTCAACCGGGACAGCGGCGCATGCGTGTCGTTCTTCCCGTTTGCTCGCGACGCCCCTGTCGAGTTGAGGCCGTGTGACGGCTCGCTGGAGCAGAGCTGGCGCCAGCAAGACGCTGGGGACGGCACCGTGCGCTTCTTCGCTCTCAACGCCTGCTTGGCCTTCGGCCCCGGCGTGGCCGAGACCAGTCGCTGCGAAGACTTCTTTACGGCGTGGCGCCTGGTCCCCGTGGAGGGATAG
- a CDS encoding potassium transporter Kup, translating into MTDRQDRATPEPPEPPGAGAASGHGPGTRDTLRLAVVVGALGVVFGDIGTSPIYTLQTVFNPSDPHPVPVSSQNVFGVVSLVFWSVTIIVTVTYVLLAMRADNDGEGGIMALITLLRPPGGRRGRRHAAVLAALGLFGASLFFGDSMITPAMSVLSATEGLKVVEPSLADLVVPVTAVIILVLFLVQRRGTAAVGRIFGPVMVLWFVAIGLSGVGGITEHPDILKALSPTYALGFLAGHFGIGFFALAGVVLAVTGAEALYADMGHFGRRSITCGWLLLVFPACTLSYLGQGALILDDPANVSGPFFLLVPGWARLPIVLLATAATVIASQAVITGAYSVTSQAAQLGYLPRLRIAHTSEHRIGQVYVPWINWLLMVAVLTLVFAFRSSAALAFAFGMAVTGTITITTLLFFSYARARWGTPLWLLAPGAAVLLAVDVLFVAANLTKLIHGAWLPLLIGLVAFAVMTTWRRGREIVSAERARREGPLREFVEQLRAEELGTHLVPGTAVFLNRGKASAPLAIRANAEHNHVRHEHIVIMSVETEPVPRVPAERRIEVDDLGYTDDRIIHVTARFGYMETPNVPAALRLVDPALTEGELDLENASYFLSTIELDRGDAPTMAPWRKRLFIATSYITADAAEYFGLPRNRTVIMGSQIEV; encoded by the coding sequence GTGACCGATCGTCAGGACAGAGCCACGCCCGAGCCGCCCGAGCCGCCCGGGGCGGGCGCGGCATCGGGGCACGGCCCCGGAACGCGGGACACGCTGCGGCTCGCGGTCGTGGTCGGCGCGCTCGGCGTGGTCTTCGGCGACATCGGGACCAGCCCGATCTACACGCTCCAGACCGTGTTCAACCCCTCCGACCCGCATCCGGTCCCGGTCAGCAGCCAGAACGTCTTCGGCGTCGTCTCGCTCGTGTTCTGGTCCGTGACGATCATCGTCACGGTCACCTACGTGCTGCTCGCGATGCGCGCCGACAACGACGGCGAGGGCGGCATCATGGCCCTGATCACGCTGCTGCGGCCACCGGGCGGTCGGCGGGGACGGCGGCACGCGGCGGTGCTGGCGGCGCTGGGGCTGTTCGGCGCCTCGCTGTTCTTCGGCGACAGCATGATCACCCCGGCGATGTCGGTGCTCTCGGCGACCGAGGGGCTCAAGGTGGTCGAACCCTCGCTCGCCGACCTGGTCGTGCCGGTCACCGCGGTGATCATCCTGGTGCTGTTCCTGGTGCAGCGCCGCGGCACCGCGGCGGTCGGCCGGATCTTCGGGCCAGTGATGGTGCTGTGGTTCGTCGCGATCGGCCTGAGCGGCGTCGGCGGCATCACCGAGCACCCCGACATCCTCAAGGCCCTGTCGCCGACCTACGCGCTCGGCTTCCTCGCCGGCCACTTCGGCATCGGCTTCTTCGCCCTGGCCGGCGTCGTGCTCGCGGTGACGGGCGCGGAGGCCCTGTACGCCGACATGGGGCATTTCGGCCGCAGGTCGATCACCTGCGGCTGGCTGCTGCTGGTCTTCCCCGCGTGCACGCTGAGCTACCTCGGCCAGGGCGCGCTGATCCTCGACGACCCGGCCAACGTCTCCGGCCCCTTCTTCCTGCTCGTGCCCGGCTGGGCGCGGCTGCCGATCGTGCTGCTCGCCACCGCGGCGACGGTGATCGCCTCGCAGGCCGTGATCACCGGCGCCTACTCGGTCACCTCCCAGGCCGCCCAGCTCGGCTACCTGCCCAGGCTGCGGATCGCGCACACCTCGGAGCACCGGATCGGCCAGGTCTACGTGCCCTGGATCAACTGGCTGCTGATGGTCGCGGTGCTCACCCTGGTCTTCGCCTTCCGCAGCTCGGCCGCCCTGGCCTTCGCCTTCGGCATGGCCGTGACCGGCACGATCACCATCACGACCCTGCTGTTCTTCTCCTACGCCAGGGCCCGGTGGGGCACGCCGCTGTGGCTGCTTGCCCCCGGCGCGGCCGTCCTGCTGGCGGTGGACGTGCTCTTCGTCGCGGCCAACCTGACGAAGCTGATCCACGGCGCGTGGCTGCCGCTGCTGATCGGGCTGGTCGCGTTCGCCGTGATGACCACCTGGCGGCGCGGCCGCGAGATCGTCTCGGCCGAGCGGGCCCGGCGCGAGGGCCCGCTGCGCGAGTTCGTCGAGCAGCTGCGGGCCGAGGAGCTCGGGACGCACCTGGTGCCCGGCACGGCCGTCTTCCTCAACCGCGGCAAGGCGAGCGCACCGCTGGCCATACGCGCGAACGCCGAGCACAACCACGTGCGGCACGAGCACATCGTGATCATGTCGGTCGAGACCGAGCCGGTGCCGCGGGTCCCGGCCGAGCGCAGGATCGAGGTCGACGACCTCGGCTACACCGACGACCGGATCATCCACGTCACCGCCCGGTTCGGCTACATGGAGACGCCGAACGTCCCCGCGGCGCTGCGGCTGGTGGACCCGGCTCTGACCGAGGGGGAGCTGGACCTCGAGAACGCGTCCTACTTCCTCTCGACGATCGAGCTGGACCGCGGCGACGCGCCGACGATGGCGCCGTGGCGCAAACGGCTGTTCATCGCCACCTCCTACATCACCGCCGACGCCGCCGAGTACTTCGGCCTGCCCCGCAACCGCACCGTCATCATGGGCTCGCAGATCGAGGTGTGA
- a CDS encoding helix-turn-helix domain-containing protein: MTANSPLGAFLHTRRSQVRPEDVGVPTYGERRRVPGLRREELALLAGVSSSYYTRLEQGQSLGASPEVLDAIAGALRLDESERRYLHDLARMGKGRTRARRPAPERVSEPMRQLLDALGEAPALVLGRRSDVLAWNRMGHALFAGHVDPGAPDVPGERPNMARLLFLDAHLRELYADWPSKAKAAVGALRLVAGEHPEDAALHALVGELCAKSGEFAAMWADHRIKPCTVAAYEMRHPLVGSLTVTQQTLSYGPGPVVVVATAEPDTPSRAALTLLAHASEPPVFSTLQARSHILQD, translated from the coding sequence ATGACGGCGAACTCGCCCCTCGGGGCTTTCCTGCACACGCGGCGCTCGCAGGTGCGTCCGGAGGATGTCGGGGTGCCCACGTACGGGGAACGCCGACGCGTGCCGGGCCTGCGGCGCGAGGAGCTGGCGCTGCTGGCGGGAGTGAGCTCGTCGTATTACACGCGGCTGGAGCAGGGGCAGTCGCTCGGCGCCTCGCCCGAGGTGCTCGACGCGATCGCCGGGGCGCTGCGGCTGGACGAGTCGGAACGGCGGTACCTGCACGACCTGGCCCGGATGGGCAAGGGGCGAACGCGAGCGCGGCGGCCGGCGCCGGAGCGGGTGTCGGAGCCGATGCGTCAGTTGCTCGACGCGCTGGGCGAGGCTCCGGCGCTCGTGCTGGGGCGGCGTTCCGACGTGTTGGCGTGGAACCGGATGGGGCACGCGCTGTTCGCAGGCCACGTGGATCCGGGTGCCCCGGACGTGCCGGGCGAGCGTCCCAACATGGCGCGGCTGCTGTTCCTGGACGCGCATCTGCGGGAGCTCTACGCGGACTGGCCGAGCAAGGCCAAGGCCGCGGTCGGGGCGCTGCGGCTGGTAGCGGGCGAACATCCCGAGGACGCAGCGCTGCACGCCCTGGTAGGTGAACTCTGCGCCAAGAGCGGGGAGTTCGCCGCGATGTGGGCAGACCACCGGATCAAGCCGTGCACGGTGGCCGCCTACGAGATGCGTCATCCGCTGGTCGGATCACTGACCGTCACCCAGCAGACCCTCAGCTACGGACCCGGACCCGTGGTCGTGGTGGCCACCGCGGAGCCGGATACGCCCTCGCGGGCGGCGCTGACCCTGCTCGCGCACGCCAGCGAGCCGCCCGTCTTCTCCACCCTGCAGGCACGCTCCCACATCCTCCAGGACTGA
- a CDS encoding MarR family winged helix-turn-helix transcriptional regulator: protein MSRSRGAELALLLLGGFQSMADEVHSELAHRGHPGVRASHEFALRAVDEGADTASELGRRLSVSKQGAAKTIAALERLGYLERESDSSDGRLKRLRVTDHGHDMMTLGASLFDDVRERWAAQMGPGQLEALEAHLARLVASRPSSVDAAARLNEDLGEVT, encoded by the coding sequence ATGTCACGTTCACGGGGCGCTGAACTCGCACTACTGCTGCTCGGCGGCTTCCAGTCGATGGCGGACGAGGTGCACAGCGAACTCGCGCACCGCGGGCACCCGGGCGTGCGCGCATCGCACGAGTTCGCCCTGCGCGCCGTCGACGAGGGCGCCGACACGGCCTCGGAGCTCGGCCGGCGGCTCTCGGTCTCCAAGCAGGGTGCTGCCAAGACGATCGCCGCGCTGGAGCGGCTGGGATACCTCGAGCGGGAGTCCGACTCGAGCGACGGCCGCCTCAAACGCCTGCGGGTCACCGACCACGGCCACGACATGATGACGCTCGGCGCCTCGCTGTTCGACGATGTGCGCGAGCGCTGGGCGGCCCAGATGGGACCCGGACAACTCGAGGCACTCGAAGCGCACCTCGCCCGGCTCGTCGCGAGCCGGCCGTCGAGCGTGGACGCCGCCGCACGTCTCAATGAGGACCTCGGCGAGGTCACCTGA
- a CDS encoding DUF6919 domain-containing protein, protein MTTHQELWQYARTLADLGNLTADWLEGCNSYLPAYFPGEDGKVRPADETVSLIPHLARANRNGYVTTNSQPGVALADGCGQRASVDGFCTEDTAERIQNVCLGTDLVVMATPPAWENPTRIAVSIRDAKPCTWAGAVASVVDIGVYYGEDCPRAVASLFLAWQVTILDPAWGRAGLLWERLDAAWG, encoded by the coding sequence GTGACCACCCATCAGGAACTCTGGCAGTACGCCCGCACGCTCGCCGATCTCGGCAACCTCACGGCCGACTGGCTCGAGGGCTGCAACAGCTATCTGCCCGCCTACTTCCCAGGTGAGGATGGGAAGGTCCGACCCGCCGACGAGACGGTGTCGCTCATCCCGCACCTGGCCCGCGCCAACCGCAACGGCTACGTCACCACGAACTCTCAACCGGGCGTCGCACTCGCTGACGGCTGCGGGCAGCGCGCGTCCGTCGACGGCTTCTGCACCGAGGACACCGCCGAGCGGATCCAGAACGTCTGTCTCGGTACCGACCTCGTCGTCATGGCGACGCCGCCCGCGTGGGAGAACCCGACTCGCATCGCCGTCAGCATCCGCGATGCAAAGCCCTGCACGTGGGCCGGGGCGGTGGCTTCAGTCGTGGACATCGGCGTCTACTACGGCGAAGACTGCCCCCGCGCTGTCGCTTCGCTCTTCCTCGCCTGGCAAGTCACGATCCTCGACCCGGCGTGGGGACGGGCCGGGCTGCTCTGGGAGAGGCTGGACGCCGCCTGGGGATGA
- a CDS encoding cyclase family protein, translating into MSDDDQWRVQFDAAVTFANGGALQAQDFRLDAAGPQITAAAVGELFVRHLGLLMVDRVDISNMLMLREAHKGSRATAGAEHRRTRAIVDLSHVIRQGMVTYPGLPGPQIGDHLSREASRDHYEPGTEFSINSISMVANTGTYVDSPFHRFAGGADLAALPLSRLTDVDGVVVRTVGSSERAIERGVFLPYDVAGKAVLIHTGWDRNWGTERYGSGHPFLSADAAKWLAEQQPALVGIDSLNIDDTDDGTRPAHTALLDAGIPIVEHLRGLEQLPAYGFRFHAAPLAVEGMGTFPVRACALIGEEH; encoded by the coding sequence ATGAGCGACGACGACCAGTGGCGGGTGCAATTCGACGCCGCGGTGACCTTCGCCAACGGCGGCGCCCTACAGGCCCAGGACTTCCGGCTGGACGCGGCCGGGCCGCAGATCACCGCCGCGGCGGTGGGCGAGCTGTTCGTGCGCCACCTCGGGCTGTTGATGGTCGACCGGGTGGACATCAGCAATATGCTGATGCTGCGGGAGGCGCACAAGGGATCGCGGGCGACAGCGGGCGCCGAGCACCGGCGCACGCGGGCGATCGTCGACCTCAGCCACGTGATCAGGCAAGGAATGGTCACCTACCCGGGGCTGCCCGGTCCTCAGATCGGTGACCATCTCTCGCGCGAGGCGTCGCGCGACCACTACGAACCCGGCACCGAATTCTCCATCAACAGCATCTCGATGGTCGCCAATACCGGCACATACGTCGATAGTCCCTTCCACCGCTTCGCAGGCGGCGCAGACCTTGCGGCGCTGCCGCTGTCCCGTCTCACCGATGTCGACGGGGTAGTGGTCCGGACCGTCGGCAGCTCGGAGCGGGCGATCGAGCGTGGCGTGTTCCTGCCTTACGATGTCGCAGGCAAAGCCGTGCTCATCCACACCGGTTGGGACCGGAACTGGGGCACTGAGCGGTACGGCAGTGGACACCCGTTCCTCTCCGCCGACGCCGCGAAGTGGCTGGCGGAGCAGCAGCCCGCGCTGGTCGGGATCGACTCCCTGAACATCGACGACACCGACGACGGCACCCGGCCGGCACACACCGCGTTGCTGGATGCCGGTATCCCCATCGTGGAGCATCTTCGCGGGCTGGAACAGCTCCCTGCCTACGGATTCCGTTTCCACGCCGCGCCACTGGCGGTCGAGGGCATGGGGACCTTCCCGGTCCGAGCTTGTGCGTTGATCGGCGAGGAGCATTAG
- a CDS encoding DUF1059 domain-containing protein, with protein MRKVADCREYPSEVNCTLTISGEEDEVVAAAAVHAQTVHKEQDTPELREQIRGMLKDEAAIG; from the coding sequence ATGCGCAAGGTGGCAGATTGCCGGGAATACCCGAGCGAGGTGAACTGCACGCTCACCATCTCGGGCGAGGAGGACGAGGTCGTCGCCGCGGCCGCGGTGCACGCACAAACCGTGCACAAGGAGCAAGACACCCCTGAACTGCGCGAACAGATCCGCGGCATGCTCAAGGACGAGGCGGCGATCGGCTGA
- a CDS encoding heavy metal-binding domain-containing protein: MRDPLSARRQTPNISGTQAFPSIADARRDMQRRPPPLSISYPTVAMFRVASTRYPLVETWPIRPPVSCAHRVSQTLEVIHLNAAALGRRPDPEEPAKLSEPSDLHGLGYRQAQSPGQRHHALKVSSIVDVPNAQADPFSSDPRLARLTRLRTSRGWSFPSPMGEVAAVRAAGFEPVGQVFGTTVVLLGSGDSSLPGPPGFGRCFVRDGGSVAGTPTNADPHNPLLAALTEARDRALERVLDECAALGGDGIIGMRLRRTEFFAHTVELTLEGTAVRARASTRPAALFTTHVSGQDLARLLDAGWLPFALVFGTALAACHFDDSMFQQTRRGVGPAGNREVAGYTRLVNDARHEARRTLENAVRERGGHGAVVHEMTLQFSERECPRQFEQHADYVAEATILGSAIIPFDRTVPSARPGPLTIMRLDGRIAPTSRRAGAPEAESEPHTLPSPSLADRAIAYWSSRRRGP; the protein is encoded by the coding sequence TTGCGGGACCCTTTGTCTGCCAGGCGCCAGACCCCGAACATCAGTGGTACCCAAGCATTCCCTTCCATCGCCGATGCGCGCCGCGACATGCAGCGACGCCCGCCGCCGCTGTCTATCTCATACCCAACAGTTGCCATGTTTCGTGTTGCATCCACTCGTTACCCGCTCGTTGAAACGTGGCCGATCCGGCCGCCCGTGAGCTGCGCACACCGCGTATCGCAGACGCTCGAAGTCATCCACCTCAACGCCGCCGCACTCGGTAGAAGACCCGACCCAGAGGAACCCGCCAAGCTTTCCGAGCCATCTGACCTGCATGGATTGGGTTATCGGCAAGCACAAAGCCCCGGGCAACGACACCACGCCTTGAAGGTCAGTAGCATCGTGGATGTGCCGAATGCGCAGGCTGATCCGTTCTCGTCAGATCCACGACTTGCCCGGCTGACCCGGCTGCGCACGTCTCGCGGGTGGAGTTTCCCGAGCCCGATGGGCGAGGTCGCGGCGGTGCGGGCCGCGGGTTTCGAACCGGTCGGGCAGGTCTTCGGCACGACGGTGGTGCTCCTCGGCTCGGGCGACAGCTCACTTCCCGGTCCGCCGGGGTTCGGCCGCTGCTTCGTTCGTGACGGCGGATCCGTGGCCGGCACGCCCACAAACGCCGACCCGCACAACCCGCTGCTCGCAGCGCTGACGGAGGCCCGGGATCGGGCGCTCGAACGCGTTCTCGACGAGTGTGCGGCGCTCGGCGGGGACGGAATCATCGGGATGCGGCTGCGCCGAACCGAGTTCTTCGCGCATACCGTGGAGCTCACCCTCGAGGGCACGGCTGTGCGGGCACGCGCATCGACCCGTCCCGCCGCGCTGTTCACCACGCACGTCTCCGGCCAGGACCTGGCGAGGCTCCTGGACGCGGGCTGGTTGCCGTTCGCGTTGGTCTTCGGCACGGCGTTGGCCGCGTGCCACTTTGACGACAGCATGTTCCAGCAGACCCGACGTGGCGTCGGACCCGCTGGAAACCGGGAGGTGGCGGGCTATACCCGCCTTGTCAACGACGCGCGGCACGAAGCTCGCCGGACGCTGGAGAACGCCGTGCGCGAGCGAGGCGGGCATGGAGCCGTCGTCCACGAGATGACGCTTCAGTTCAGCGAACGCGAATGCCCCCGGCAGTTCGAACAGCACGCGGACTACGTCGCCGAAGCCACGATCCTCGGCTCGGCCATCATTCCGTTCGACAGAACCGTACCGTCGGCGCGGCCGGGTCCACTCACCATCATGAGACTCGACGGGCGCATCGCGCCGACGTCCAGGCGCGCGGGCGCACCTGAAGCCGAATCCGAGCCGCACACGCTTCCATCACCGAGCCTCGCGGACCGGGCCATCGCCTACTGGTCCAGCCGACGGCGCGGGCCATAA